A single window of Salvia splendens isolate huo1 chromosome 6, SspV2, whole genome shotgun sequence DNA harbors:
- the LOC121806785 gene encoding dolichol-phosphate mannose synthase subunit 3-like: protein MKHIVKIMALLVALSAVWISLLQTSVLPKSCTWLLPLYFIVSLGCYGLLMVGVGLMQFPTCPHEAILLQQDVVEAKEFLKGKGVDVGAN from the exons ATGAAGCACATTGTGAAGATTATGGCGTTGCTGGTAGCTTTGTCGGCTGTCTGGATTAGTTTGTTACAAACGTCAGTCCTTCCAAAGAGTTGTACTTGGTTG CTGCCACTCTACTTCATTGTATCACTTGGATGTTACGGTCTCTTGATGGTCGGAGTTGGTCTAATGCAATTTCCAACTTGCCCACACGAGGCTATCCTATTACAACAG GATGTTGTTGAAGCCAAGGAATTCCTAAAGGGGAAAGGGGTGGATGTTGGCGCTAATTGA
- the LOC121809425 gene encoding leucine-rich repeat receptor-like tyrosine-protein kinase PXC3: protein MKKVSFNALYLFVVMLFVELVSSQLPLDQVSTMTRIYEIIQNNSAPSSFLWSNVLKSSNPCSWKGVGCNSDNSSINTVFVKSSSISTSDFLPLLCNIATLESLDVSNNQISSIPDGFFTGCGAITGLRLLNFSVNSLSGPLPTFHGFPMLATLDFSRNMLSGEVSMQLDGLGSLKTLNLGWNNFGGKIPTNLGNMNLLEEILLSLNKFTGEIPLNITNFKNLSVIDLSGNRLSGSIPVEFGGFTRLKTLILSLNNLSGGIPTFLANITSLERFAANQNSFTGSIPSGITKFLSFLDLSYNNLIGTVPSDLLSGPNLQVVDLSFNKLEGSIPAVTSTKLYRLRLGSNSLNGTIPSTSLRSLMYLELDNNMLSGEIPSDLGIMFSNLSLLNLANNRLRGTLPPLLGSLTRLQVLSLQSNSISGGIPPQILSLSKLERLNISSNSLNGSIPLSISRMQNLRNLDLHGNNLSGSIPDSIEEIPYLVEVQLGNNQLSGRIPQMPNTLQISLNLSHNLFRGPIPGTLSRLQNLEVLDLSDNRFSGDIPDFLAQLGSLTHLLLTNNDLSGVVPKFGANLVFDVQGNEWLVPPPPLPPPPSLTPKKSKSIASTIIIAVGSSAMAVGLVIMLSILVSRRYHRINDENTYSAEEASPPQVVHGNLLTPNSIHRSNIDFKAAMEAVSDPLNLTLKTRFSTYYKAVMTSGASYFVKKLNWSDKIFQLGSHERFEEELQVLGKLCSSNVMIPLAYVLTLDSAYLIYEYAPKGSLFDCLHRMGSTLDWASRYSIAIGVSQGLAFLHECKSSPILLLDLSTKSIFLKSLNEPQVGDIELCKVIDPSKSTGSLSTIAGSVGYVPPEYAYTMRVTAAGNVYSFGVVLLELITGKPAVSGGIELAKLVLSNSAQSNKWDHILDFNISKTSVAVRSQMLAVLEVAMACVSLQPETRPKMKSVLRMLLNAR from the exons ATGAAGAAGGTTTCCTTTAATGCCCTCTACCTGTTTGTCGTAATGCTTTTCGTTGAGCTAGTGTCATCTCAGCTCCCACTTGATCAGGTTAGCACAATGACTAGAATTTACGAAATCATTCAGAATAACTCTGCTCCTTCCTCCTTTCTGTGGAGTAATGTCTTGAAATCCTCAAATCCTTGCTCATGGAAGGGGGTTGGTTGCAACTCTGATAATTCCTCTATAAACACCGTTTTTGTGAAGTCATCTTCAATTTCCACCTCTGATTTTCTTCCACTTTTGTGCAATATTGCCACTTTAGAGTCTCTTGATGTGTCCAACAATCAAATTAGCTCAATCCCAGATGGTTTCTTCACTGGCTGTGGGGCAATCACTGGATTGAGGCTCTTGAATTTCAGTGTGAATAGTTTGAGTGGTCCTTTGCCAACTTTCCATGGCTTCCCAATGTTGGCTACCTTGGATTTTTCTAGGAATATGTTGTCTGGGGAGGTTAGTATGCAGTTGGATGGGTTGGGTTCACTCAAAACACTAAACCTTGGTTGGAATAATTTTGGGGGAAAGATTCCAACAAATCTTGGAAATATGAATCTTTTGGAGGAGATTCTGCTCTCTCTTAATAAGTTCACAGGTGAAATTCCTTTAAATATCACAAACTTCAAGAATTTGAGTGTGATTGATCTTAGTGGCAATAGGCTCTCAGGCTCAATTCCAGTAGAATTTGGGGGGTTCACTAGGTTGAAAACCTTGATTCTCTCTCTCAACAACTTAAGTGGTGGAATTCCAACATTTCTTGCTAATATCACATCTCTGGAAAGATTTGCAGCAAATCAGAACAGCTTTACTGGGAGTATTCCATCTGGTATTACGAAATTCCTTTCATTTTTGGATCTGAGTTACAACAACTTGATTGGTACAGTCCCCTCTGATCTTCTCTCGGGTCCGAATCTTCAAGTTGTGGACCTCTCTTTCAATAAGTTGGAAGGGTCTATTCCTGCAGTCACTTCGACAAAGCTGTACAGGTTGAGGCTAGGCAGCAATTCTCTTAATGGGACGATTCCATCCACCTCGTTAAGGAGTCTGATGTATTTGGAGCTGGATAACAACATGTTGAGTGGTGAGATACCTTCGGATTTGGGTATAATGTTCTCTAACTTGTCCCTCTTGAACTTGGCTAACAACAGATTGAGAGGCACGTTGCCTCCGTTGTTAGGTAGCCTCACCCGTCTTCAAGTTTTGAGTCTGCAGTCGAATAGTATTTCTGGAGGAATCCCACCACAGATTTTGTCGTTGAGCAAACTGGAGAGGCTGAATATAAGTAGTAACTCACTCAATGGCTCAATACCTTTGTCCATTTCAAGAATGCAGAATCTTCGCAATCTGGACTTGCACGGAAACAATCTGAGTGGTTCTATACCTGATTCCATTGAAGAGATACCTTATTTGGTAGAAGTCCAGTTAGGAAATAACCAACTCAGCGGGCGAATTCCTCAAATGCCGAATACTCTGCAGATTTCgttgaatctcagccacaacCTCTTTCGTGGGCCTATTCCAGGTACTCTTTCAAGGCTGCAAAATTTGGAAGTCTTGGACCTCTCCGACAATAGATTTTCGGGCGACATACCAGACTTCTTGGCTCAACTAGGCAGCTTAACTCATCTACTACTCACGAACAATGATCTCTCTGGTGTTGTCCCAAAATTCGGAGCTAATCTTGTCTTTGATGTACAAGGAAATGAGTGGTTGGTTCCTCCCCCTCCCCTTCCCCCTCCCCCTTCCCTGACCCCCAAAAAGTCCAAATCAATTGCCTCAACCATCATCATAGCTGTAGGAAGCTCAGCCATGGCTGTTGGTTTAGTGATCATGTTGAGCATACTCGTCTCGAGGAGATATCACCGGATCAACGATGAAAACACATACTCTGCAGAAGAAGCTTCTCCACCACAGGTTGTCCATGGTAACCTGCTGACTCCCAACAGCATCCACAGGTCCAACATTGATTTCAAGGCAGCAATGGAGGCAGTATCCGACCCTCTAAATCTCACGTTGAAGACGAGATTCTCAACCTACTACAAAGCTGTTATGACGTCTGGAGCCAGCTACTTCGTCAAGAAGCTCAATTGGAGCGACAAGATCTTCCAACTAGGCAGCCACGAGAGATTCGAAGAGGAGCTTCAAGTTCTTGGAAAGCTGTGTAGTTCCAACGTCATGATCCCACTCGCCTACGTCTTGACACTGGACAGCGCTTACCTCATCTACGAGTACGCCCCAAAGGGCTCGCTCTTCGACTGCCTCCACAGGATGGGAAGCACACTGGACTGGGCAAGCCGGTACAGCATTGCCATTGGAGTCTCTCAAGGCCTTGCCTTCCTCCATGAATGCAAGTCCAGCCCAATCCTCCTCCTCGATCTTTCCACCAAAAGCATCTTCCTGAAGTCCCTCAACGAGCCTCAAGTCGGGGATATCGAGCTGTGTAAAGTGATTGATCCTTCGAAGAGCACAGGCAGTCTCTCCACCATTGCTGGCTCCGTTGGCTATGTTCCTCCGG AGTATGCTTACACAATGAGAGTGACAGCAGCCGGAAATGTCTATAGCTTCGGCGTAGTTCTGCTCGAGCTCATAACGGGAAAGCCAGCCGTTAGTGGAGGAATCGAACTAGCAAAGTTGGTGCTGAGCAACTCTGCACAGAGCAACAAATGGGACCATATTCTTGATTTCAATATCAGCAAGACATCAGTTGCTGTGAGAAGCCAGATGCTGGCTGTGCTCGAGGTGGCCATGGCTTGCGTTAGTCTCCAACCAGAAACGAGGCCGAAGATGAAGAGCGTGCTTCGGATGCTGCTGAATGCAAGGTGA